Proteins encoded by one window of Candidatus Eremiobacteraceae bacterium:
- a CDS encoding lmo0937 family membrane protein, with amino-acid sequence MANVLWTVIVILFVLWLVGLIGHIGGSLINILIVIVVIGVIYNLVTGRRSV; translated from the coding sequence ATGGCAAACGTCTTATGGACCGTCATCGTGATCTTATTCGTGCTATGGTTAGTCGGACTCATAGGCCACATCGGCGGCTCGCTCATCAATATCTTGATCGTCATCGTCGTCATCGGTGTGATCTACAACCTGGTAACAGGTCGGCGATCTGTGTAA
- a CDS encoding ferritin-like domain-containing protein — MLVTESRVGRPLNGYKDFVAAGFRPLSPMTRQRRTTLKIQNLRDLWIGELKGLYHAETQILKALPKMAKAAEDKELRGAFKEHLEQTRGHVKRLAQIFKLIGVPAKGKQCKGMEGIIAEGKAMLEMDLPEPVGDAALIAAAQRVEHYEIAAYGTVRTYAEVLGEADAAKLLEATLKEEKATDETLTGIAEQVNADAVERNGKAQIAATPGQNSNGKVKKKRQPARAAR, encoded by the coding sequence TTGCTCGTCACCGAAAGTCGCGTTGGCAGACCACTGAATGGGTATAAGGACTTCGTTGCGGCCGGTTTCCGTCCGCTCTCTCCTATGACCCGTCAAAGGCGAACGACTTTGAAAATTCAGAACTTACGCGATCTTTGGATCGGCGAATTGAAAGGTCTCTACCACGCCGAGACCCAGATCCTGAAGGCTCTCCCGAAAATGGCAAAGGCAGCGGAAGACAAAGAACTCCGCGGTGCTTTCAAGGAGCATCTGGAGCAGACGCGGGGGCACGTCAAACGGCTCGCTCAGATATTCAAGCTCATCGGAGTGCCGGCCAAGGGCAAGCAGTGCAAAGGTATGGAGGGCATTATCGCCGAGGGTAAGGCGATGCTTGAAATGGATCTGCCCGAACCCGTGGGAGACGCTGCCCTGATCGCGGCCGCACAGCGCGTCGAACACTACGAGATTGCGGCGTATGGCACCGTTCGCACATATGCCGAAGTCTTGGGCGAAGCAGACGCTGCCAAGTTGCTTGAAGCGACGCTTAAGGAAGAGAAAGCGACCGATGAGACTCTTACCGGTATTGCGGAACAGGTGAATGCGGACGCGGTGGAACGCAACGGTAAGGCCCAAATCGCGGCAACGCCAGGGCAGAATAGCAACGGCAAAGTTAAGAAGAAGCGTCAACCGGCCCGCGCCGCTCGTTGA